Proteins found in one Sorghum bicolor cultivar BTx623 chromosome 1, Sorghum_bicolor_NCBIv3, whole genome shotgun sequence genomic segment:
- the LOC110431881 gene encoding spidroin-1-like, with the protein MYGLRHKKLTRKKDAGSGGSNQIGHSHSGIQSKRVAASNSKRMGATNTRKSAAAAAVGSTERGSTATARSAGRDRTTAVGSDEMGSAAAAARSARSAGRGSDAAVGSDEMGSAAAAARSAGWVVLLLDAAAAGSAGRGSDAAVGSDEMGSAAAAARSAGWGRTTAVGSDEMGSAAAAAARSTGRGHTTVVGSDETSSDAAAAGSAGRGRTAAFGSDEMDSVAAAAAGNTERSNVDMNIEKTVAAARNT; encoded by the exons ATGTACGGCCTTCGACACAAGAAGCTTACACGCAAGAAGGATGCAGGAAGTGGTGGGAGCAACCAAATAGGACATAGTCATAGTGGTATTCAGTCCAAAAGGGTTGCTGCTAGCAACTCTAAAAGGATGGGTGCTACTAATACTAGGAagagtgctgctgctgctgctgttgggaGCACTGAAAGGGGTAGTACTGCTACTGCTAGGAGTGCTGGAAGGGACCGTACTACTGCTGTTGGGAGTGATGAAATGGgtagtgctgctgctgctgctaggagTGCTAGGAGTGCTGGAAGGGGTAGTGATGCTGCTGTTGGGAGTGATGAAATGGgtagtgctgctgctgctgctaggagTGCTGGATGGGTCGTACTACTGCT tgatgctgctgctgctgggagTGCTGGAAGGGGTAGTGATGCTGCTGTTGGGAGTGATGAAATGGgtagtgctgctgctgctgctaggagTGCTGGATGGGGTCGTACTACTGCTGTTGGGAGTGATGAAATGGgtagtgctgctgctgctgctgctaggagCACTGGAAGGGGCCATACTACTGTTGTTGGGAGTGATGAAACGAGCagtgatgctgctgctgctgggagTGCTGGAAGGGGCCGTACTGCTGCTTTTGGGAGTGATGAAATGGATAGtgtagctgctgctgctgctgggaaCACTGAAAGAAGCAATGTTGACATGAACATTGAAAAGACAGTTGCTGCTGCTAGGAACACTTAA